The following are encoded in a window of Methanobrevibacter ruminantium M1 genomic DNA:
- a CDS encoding nucleotide sugar dehydrogenase codes for MKICIVGQGYIGLPTAALFAKSGCEVVGVDINKEIIEKLNQGIAHIEEPGISDSIKNAVDQGHYHASLTPEEADTFIITVPTPYLPEDLSCDLSYVISACNSILPVLKKGNVVIIESTIAPMSTDEVIKPIFENEGYVIGEDLYLAHCPERVLPGQIMEELVNNNRIVGGITEECTKKAADVYRTFVKGEIIETEAKTAELSKCMENTFRDVNIALANELAKICAEIGVNALDVIEMANKHPRVNIHSPGPGVGGHCLAIDPYFIYAKAPETAKIIKLARDTNNSMPGFVIENTGKILSKLDKDAEKISVFGVAYKGNTDDARESPAFEIIAGLKAAGYEVVIHDPHFDNPDYLDFDDAIKDSSMILILSDHNQFKDMDYDSIKRNMKTKLIFDTKNIIKSVPEDVTLVNYGNLYKFIH; via the coding sequence ATGAAAATTTGTATTGTAGGACAAGGATATATCGGATTGCCAACTGCAGCATTATTTGCTAAAAGTGGCTGTGAGGTTGTTGGCGTAGACATAAATAAGGAAATCATTGAAAAGCTAAACCAAGGAATAGCCCATATAGAAGAGCCTGGAATAAGCGACTCAATCAAAAATGCGGTAGACCAAGGCCATTATCATGCTTCATTAACTCCTGAGGAGGCAGACACATTCATAATAACCGTTCCAACCCCATATTTGCCTGAGGATCTTAGCTGTGACTTAAGCTATGTAATATCCGCTTGCAATTCCATTCTCCCTGTCCTTAAAAAGGGAAATGTCGTTATCATCGAATCAACAATAGCTCCAATGTCTACAGATGAGGTAATCAAGCCTATCTTTGAAAATGAAGGCTATGTCATTGGAGAGGACCTATATCTTGCTCACTGCCCTGAAAGAGTATTGCCTGGACAAATAATGGAAGAGCTTGTAAACAACAACAGAATAGTAGGTGGAATCACTGAAGAATGTACTAAAAAAGCTGCAGATGTCTATAGAACCTTTGTAAAAGGAGAAATAATAGAGACTGAAGCAAAGACTGCAGAATTATCAAAATGCATGGAAAACACCTTCAGAGACGTCAACATCGCACTTGCGAATGAGCTTGCTAAAATATGTGCAGAGATTGGCGTAAACGCCCTTGACGTTATTGAAATGGCAAACAAGCATCCAAGAGTTAATATCCATAGCCCAGGCCCTGGTGTTGGAGGCCACTGCCTTGCAATCGATCCATATTTCATCTATGCAAAGGCTCCAGAGACAGCAAAAATAATCAAGCTTGCAAGGGATACAAATAACAGCATGCCAGGTTTTGTAATAGAGAATACCGGAAAGATTCTAAGCAAATTAGACAAAGATGCAGAGAAGATAAGCGTATTTGGAGTGGCCTATAAAGGAAATACAGACGATGCAAGGGAAAGCCCTGCATTTGAGATAATTGCAGGACTGAAGGCTGCAGGATATGAAGTGGTCATACATGACCCTCACTTTGACAATCCAGATTACTTAGACTTTGATGATGCAATCAAGGATTCTTCAATGATACTTATCTTATCTGACCATAATCAGTTCAAGGATATGGATTATGATAGCATAAAGAGGAATATGAAGACCAAGCTCATATTTGACACTAAAAATATAATTAAAAGTGTACCAGAGGATGTTACTTTAGTCAATTATGGCAATTTGTATAAGTTTATACATTAA
- the rfbD gene encoding dTDP-4-dehydrorhamnose reductase: MRILITGAYGMLGSDLREVLKNHDLIATGSKDLDITDEERCIDFIAKERPEIVINAAAYTAVDDCETHYDDAYAVNALGPRNLAIACNKIDIPLVHISTDYVFDGTKRTPLIENDKLGPQSAYGKTKLAGEEFIQENTQKYFILRTAWLYGIHGGNFVKTMLDLAKEHDEITVVNDQIGSPTFSLDLAMAICEVLDSDKYGIYHLTNDGECSWYDFAKEIFRISDIDVKVIPVSTEEFPRPAPRPHYSVLSNVKWKSAGFVPMRDYKEALNQYISLYNFFVKIGKI; this comes from the coding sequence ATGAGGATTTTAATTACAGGCGCTTATGGAATGTTAGGATCTGACTTAAGAGAGGTTCTAAAAAATCATGATTTAATTGCAACAGGCTCTAAAGACCTAGACATCACAGATGAAGAAAGATGTATTGATTTTATTGCTAAAGAACGTCCGGAAATAGTCATAAATGCTGCAGCTTACACTGCTGTAGATGACTGTGAGACTCATTATGATGATGCATATGCAGTAAATGCCCTAGGGCCTCGTAATTTGGCAATAGCCTGTAATAAGATTGATATTCCTTTGGTCCATATAAGCACAGACTATGTCTTTGATGGAACTAAGCGAACTCCTCTTATAGAAAATGACAAATTAGGTCCTCAAAGCGCATATGGAAAGACCAAGCTTGCTGGAGAGGAGTTCATTCAGGAAAACACTCAAAAATACTTCATTCTTCGTACCGCTTGGCTATATGGAATCCATGGAGGAAACTTTGTAAAGACCATGTTGGATTTGGCTAAGGAACATGATGAGATAACTGTTGTAAATGATCAGATAGGGTCTCCTACATTCTCTCTTGATTTGGCAATGGCAATATGTGAGGTTCTAGACAGCGATAAGTATGGCATCTATCACCTTACAAATGATGGGGAATGTTCCTGGTATGATTTTGCAAAAGAAATCTTTAGAATATCTGATATTGATGTGAAGGTCATACCTGTAAGCACTGAAGAGTTTCCAAGACCTGCTCCAAGGCCACATTATTCTGTATTAAGCAATGTAAAATGGAAAAGCGCAGGTTTTGTTCCAATGAGAGATTATAAGGAAGCTTTGAATCAATATATTTCTTTATATAATTTTTTTGTAAAAATAGGTAAAATTTAA
- the rfbA gene encoding glucose-1-phosphate thymidylyltransferase RfbA, with product MKGIVLAGGSGTRLYPITKAVSKQLLPLYDKPMIYYPISVLMLANIKDILIISTPRDLPMYKDLLGDGSNLGMSFSYAEQENPNGLAEAFIIGEDFIGDDNVALILGDNIFHGHRFTEILERARDLDDGAVIFGYFTNKPEAFGVVEFDNEWNVLSIEEKPEHPKSNYVVPGLYFYDNDVIEIAKSVKPSDRGELEITSVNEEYLNRGKLKVELLGRGMAWLDTGTHDGLLEAANFIETVQKRQSLYIACLEEIAYSKGYISKEELLKLAEPLKKTAYGDYLTKLAERKI from the coding sequence ATGAAAGGAATCGTTTTAGCTGGTGGTTCTGGAACCAGATTATATCCAATTACAAAGGCTGTTTCTAAGCAGTTATTGCCTTTATATGATAAGCCAATGATTTATTATCCTATATCTGTCTTGATGCTAGCGAATATTAAAGATATATTAATAATATCAACTCCTCGTGATTTGCCAATGTATAAGGACTTGCTAGGGGATGGAAGCAATTTAGGAATGTCCTTTTCCTATGCTGAGCAAGAGAATCCTAACGGGCTTGCTGAAGCATTCATCATAGGGGAAGACTTTATTGGCGATGACAATGTTGCTCTTATATTGGGAGACAATATTTTCCATGGACACAGATTTACTGAAATCCTAGAAAGAGCTCGTGATCTTGATGATGGAGCGGTCATATTCGGCTACTTTACAAACAAGCCAGAGGCTTTTGGGGTTGTTGAGTTTGATAATGAATGGAATGTTCTCTCCATAGAAGAAAAGCCAGAACATCCTAAATCCAATTATGTTGTTCCGGGACTTTATTTCTATGATAATGATGTTATTGAGATAGCAAAGAGTGTAAAGCCTTCAGATAGGGGAGAGCTTGAAATAACCTCTGTAAATGAGGAGTATCTTAATAGGGGCAAGCTTAAGGTAGAGCTCCTAGGTAGAGGTATGGCTTGGCTTGATACAGGTACTCATGATGGGCTTCTTGAGGCAGCTAATTTCATTGAGACAGTTCAAAAGAGACAAAGTTTGTATATTGCTTGTTTGGAGGAAATTGCTTATTCCAAGGGATATATTAGCAAAGAAGAGCTTTTAAAATTAGCAGAGCCTCTTAAGAAAACTGCTTATGGTGATTATTTAACTAAATTAGCAGAAAGAAAGATTTAA
- the rfbC gene encoding dTDP-4-dehydrorhamnose 3,5-epimerase, whose protein sequence is MGKFNIIKSEIEGVFTVEPTVFEDERGYFMETYNENDFKAEGIDLTFVQDNQSKSSKGVLRGLHFQYTQPQGKLVRVIKGEVFDVGVDLRKDSPTYGKWMGEILSEENKKQLFIPKGFAHGFLVLSDEAEFVYKCTDFYKGDDEGGIQWNDPDIGIEWPLGDLKEEDLILSEKDKLLKPMKDTPTDFYMEDE, encoded by the coding sequence ATGGGCAAGTTTAATATAATTAAAAGTGAAATTGAAGGTGTATTTACAGTTGAACCTACCGTTTTTGAAGATGAACGGGGCTACTTTATGGAAACTTATAATGAGAATGACTTTAAGGCAGAGGGGATTGATTTAACCTTTGTTCAAGACAATCAATCAAAGTCATCAAAAGGAGTACTTAGAGGCCTCCATTTCCAATACACACAGCCACAAGGAAAGCTGGTTCGTGTAATAAAGGGAGAAGTCTTCGATGTGGGAGTGGATCTTAGAAAAGACTCACCTACATATGGAAAATGGATGGGGGAAATACTCTCTGAAGAAAACAAAAAACAGTTATTTATACCAAAAGGATTTGCCCATGGCTTTTTAGTATTATCAGATGAAGCAGAATTCGTTTACAAGTGTACAGACTTCTATAAAGGAGATGATGAGGGAGGAATCCAATGGAACGACCCTGATATAGGAATCGAATGGCCATTGGGAGACCTTAAGGAAGAGGATCTGATTCTATCTGAAAAGGACAAGCTATTGAAGCCAATGAAAGACACTCCAACTGATTTCTATATGGAAGATGAATGA
- the rfbB gene encoding dTDP-glucose 4,6-dehydratase, protein MTKILVTGGAGFIGSNFIKYMLDKYPDYEIVNLDALTYCGNLENLEDIEDNPNYSFVKGNIMDEGLVDVVVSSVDYIVNFAAESHVDRSIEDPQIFIKSNIIGTQVLLDAAYKYQIKKFLQVSTDEVYGSLGPEGYFTETTPLQANSPYSASKAGADLMVRAYGETFDLPINITRCSNNYGPYQFPEKLIPLMISNALEDKELPIYGDGKNIRDWLHVYDHCSAIDLVLHKGKIGEVYNIGGHNEKQNIEIVKLILKELDKPESLIKFVKDRLGHDRRYAIDSTKITEELGWKPKYTFETGIVETIHWYLDNQDWMEKVKSGEYQEYYEKMYSKK, encoded by the coding sequence ATGACAAAAATTTTAGTTACTGGCGGTGCAGGTTTTATAGGTAGTAACTTTATAAAATATATGCTTGATAAGTATCCTGATTATGAAATAGTTAATTTAGATGCTTTGACTTACTGCGGAAACCTTGAAAATCTTGAAGATATTGAAGATAATCCGAATTATTCCTTTGTTAAGGGAAATATCATGGATGAAGGTCTTGTTGATGTTGTTGTAAGCAGCGTAGACTACATAGTCAATTTTGCAGCTGAAAGCCATGTGGACCGCAGCATAGAAGACCCGCAGATATTCATCAAATCCAACATAATCGGAACACAGGTATTGCTTGATGCAGCCTATAAATACCAAATCAAAAAATTCCTACAAGTATCCACCGACGAAGTATATGGAAGCCTAGGCCCAGAGGGATACTTCACCGAAACAACTCCTCTCCAGGCAAACAGCCCATATTCAGCCTCAAAGGCAGGTGCTGACCTTATGGTAAGAGCATATGGAGAGACATTCGACCTCCCAATCAACATAACAAGATGCTCAAACAACTATGGGCCTTATCAGTTCCCAGAAAAACTGATACCACTAATGATCTCCAATGCCTTAGAAGACAAGGAGCTCCCAATATACGGCGACGGAAAAAACATAAGAGACTGGCTACACGTCTACGACCACTGCTCAGCTATTGACCTTGTTCTCCACAAAGGAAAGATAGGAGAAGTATACAACATTGGCGGCCACAACGAAAAGCAAAATATAGAAATAGTAAAACTTATTCTTAAGGAACTTGATAAACCAGAAAGCCTAATAAAATTTGTAAAAGACAGATTAGGTCATGACAGACGCTATGCAATAGATTCAACCAAAATAACAGAAGAATTAGGCTGGAAACCAAAATACACATTTGAAACAGGAATAGTGGAAACAATCCATTGGTATTTGGACAATCAAGACTGGATGGAAAAGGTAAAATCCGGCGAATATCAAGAATATTATGAAAAGATGTACTCTAAAAAGTAG
- a CDS encoding glycosyltransferase family 2 protein produces the protein MKVSVVTPNYNGLKFLNAYFETLAFQSRFIEEIIIIDNASTDASCDLIEEYINSPSYKIDIKLIKNDKNLGFAPAVNQGIRLAKSELIYSVNNDVELEFNTIETLIQSMERSIEEGKNPFSIQSKMIQYHNRSLIDDAGDEYNLLAYTKKLGDGSPIDNYNEKREIFSSCAGAALYRKSILEKIGLFDDNFFAYVEDIDLSFRAQINGYRNYLEPKSIIYHYGSATSGSRYNEFKIRLAARNNVWMIYKNFPIPLKIVNFIFIFLGFFIKYLFFLRKGFGSIYLGGVKEGLRERKGIEKTHFEWKNWKNYFKIEWKMIKNTFGYFKK, from the coding sequence ATGAAAGTATCAGTAGTAACACCTAACTATAATGGTCTTAAATTCTTAAACGCCTATTTTGAAACCTTAGCTTTTCAAAGTAGGTTCATAGAAGAGATCATCATAATCGATAATGCATCTACTGATGCCAGCTGTGATCTTATAGAAGAATACATAAACAGTCCTAGCTATAAGATTGACATAAAACTTATAAAAAATGATAAAAATCTTGGATTTGCTCCTGCAGTCAATCAGGGCATTCGCTTGGCTAAATCCGAACTAATCTATTCTGTAAACAATGATGTAGAACTTGAATTTAATACTATAGAAACATTAATTCAATCTATGGAAAGATCCATTGAAGAGGGGAAAAATCCATTCTCCATTCAGTCAAAGATGATACAGTACCATAATAGAAGCCTAATTGATGATGCAGGTGATGAATATAATCTACTTGCATACACTAAGAAACTAGGCGATGGGAGTCCGATTGACAACTACAATGAAAAAAGGGAGATATTCTCATCCTGTGCAGGTGCTGCATTGTATAGAAAATCCATTTTGGAGAAAATAGGTCTTTTTGACGATAATTTCTTTGCTTATGTAGAGGATATAGATCTTTCATTCAGGGCTCAAATAAATGGTTATAGAAACTACCTAGAGCCTAAATCAATCATCTATCATTATGGAAGTGCTACAAGCGGAAGCAGGTATAATGAGTTTAAGATAAGGCTTGCTGCACGAAATAATGTTTGGATGATTTATAAGAATTTCCCAATTCCTCTAAAGATTGTTAATTTCATCTTCATATTTCTTGGATTTTTCATAAAATACCTCTTCTTTTTAAGGAAAGGATTCGGTTCAATCTATTTGGGCGGAGTAAAAGAGGGCTTAAGAGAAAGAAAAGGAATAGAAAAGACCCACTTTGAATGGAAAAACTGGAAAAATTACTTTAAGATAGAATGGAAGATGATTAAGAACACATTTGGCTACTTTAAAAAATAG
- a CDS encoding glycosyltransferase family 2 protein: MDLSIIVVNYNTFKLTRDTIDSCLAEPTHYTYEIFLVDNKSTDDSLEKLQEYFKSETERGILKIIPNQSNDGFAKANNIAIEQAKGDFILLLNSDTLMKQSTIDKCMDYITDKGHDDIDALGCKVSLADGSLDKACKRSFPNPANSFYKLFHINVDSDKNDYNLDDLDDDGIYEIDCLVGAFMLVRRTTIDEVGLLDDAFFMYGEDIDWCYRIKQAGWKIVYFGQAEIIHYKGASSEDKNTKKRNPKIIYEFYRAMYVFYKKHYTKKYNFLVNIAVYIGIGVLLVFNLVRNAFRS; this comes from the coding sequence ATAGACTTATCAATTATTGTTGTTAATTATAACACCTTTAAATTAACAAGGGACACTATAGATTCTTGTTTAGCTGAACCTACTCATTATACATATGAAATATTCCTTGTAGACAACAAATCAACAGATGACAGCCTTGAAAAACTTCAAGAATACTTTAAAAGTGAAACAGAACGAGGAATATTAAAAATCATTCCAAACCAATCCAACGATGGTTTTGCAAAGGCAAATAATATTGCAATAGAGCAAGCAAAAGGGGATTTCATACTTCTTTTAAACTCAGACACCCTTATGAAGCAATCCACTATCGACAAGTGCATGGATTACATAACAGACAAAGGCCACGATGATATAGATGCATTAGGCTGTAAGGTTTCCCTTGCCGATGGAAGTCTTGACAAGGCCTGCAAGCGCAGCTTTCCAAATCCTGCAAACTCCTTTTATAAATTGTTTCATATAAATGTAGATAGTGACAAGAACGATTATAATCTGGATGATCTTGATGATGATGGTATTTATGAGATTGATTGCCTTGTAGGGGCATTTATGCTTGTTAGAAGGACTACAATCGATGAAGTAGGCCTTTTGGATGATGCTTTCTTCATGTATGGAGAGGATATTGATTGGTGCTATAGAATCAAACAGGCAGGATGGAAGATAGTTTACTTCGGCCAGGCAGAGATAATTCACTATAAGGGAGCAAGCAGCGAGGATAAAAATACTAAAAAAAGAAATCCAAAGATTATTTATGAGTTTTATAGGGCAATGTATGTCTTTTATAAAAAGCACTATACTAAAAAATATAATTTCCTTGTAAACATTGCAGTCTATATTGGAATTGGAGTTTTGCTAGTTTTTAACTTAGTTAGAAATGCCTTCAGGTCTTGA
- a CDS encoding undecaprenyl-phosphate glucose phosphotransferase, with product MIKENQRILNAILVIIDIIVILISLGLAYFVRFKTTIFSVGGSLPFSDYFIFTIVCIIPTYILLYYFFGLYKPFRNQSSIFSGAEDIVKSDIMAFIILVAILFIINQPNFSRIMLLLLSLFGMILTIAERVLVVLVLRMMRTNNLNLKHMLIIGDNDLAFEFAHKINSKTYLGYNIAGFLGRKENIGKRFEGTKFIGSFDDLPRVLKTHKFDRVVIAIPLKYYYHLNEIVDACEEEGIKAEIIPDYYKYLPAKPSVDMLDDMPIINIRYVPLDDAFNKFKKIVSDYFVSIVAIIITSPIMILTAIAIKIESPGPIIFKQERIGYNGKPFMMYKFRSMKVQDDEEEKSQWTTKDDPRKTRIGTFIRKWSIDELPQFFNVLKRDMSVVGPRPERPYFVEEFKKTIPKYMVKHQVRPGLTGLAQVNGYRGNTSIKKRIEYDIRYVENWSLALDVKIMFWTVFRRNKNAY from the coding sequence ATGATTAAAGAAAATCAGAGAATATTAAATGCAATACTAGTCATCATAGACATTATTGTAATTCTTATCTCACTAGGCCTTGCATACTTTGTAAGATTCAAGACCACCATATTCTCAGTAGGAGGCTCCCTTCCATTCAGTGACTATTTCATATTCACAATCGTTTGCATAATTCCTACTTATATTCTATTATACTACTTCTTTGGTCTTTATAAGCCATTCCGTAACCAATCATCAATATTCTCTGGTGCTGAGGACATTGTAAAGTCTGACATAATGGCATTCATCATCCTGGTTGCTATTTTGTTCATCATCAATCAGCCTAACTTTTCAAGGATCATGCTCCTTCTTTTAAGCCTATTTGGAATGATTCTCACAATCGCTGAAAGGGTATTGGTCGTTCTTGTATTGAGAATGATGAGAACAAACAACCTTAACCTGAAGCATATGCTTATCATCGGAGACAATGACTTGGCATTCGAGTTTGCACATAAGATCAACTCTAAAACCTATTTGGGATACAATATTGCCGGATTTTTAGGAAGAAAGGAAAATATAGGCAAACGATTTGAAGGAACCAAGTTTATAGGCAGCTTTGATGACTTGCCTCGTGTTCTAAAGACCCATAAGTTTGACAGGGTGGTCATAGCCATTCCCCTTAAGTATTATTACCATCTAAACGAAATCGTGGATGCATGTGAGGAAGAGGGAATCAAGGCAGAAATCATTCCAGACTATTATAAGTATCTTCCGGCTAAGCCTTCAGTTGACATGCTTGATGACATGCCTATCATCAATATCCGCTATGTTCCATTGGATGATGCCTTCAATAAGTTCAAGAAGATAGTCTCAGATTACTTTGTATCCATTGTAGCTATTATAATCACATCTCCAATCATGATTTTAACTGCAATTGCAATTAAGATTGAGTCTCCAGGACCTATCATCTTCAAGCAGGAAAGGATAGGCTATAACGGTAAGCCCTTCATGATGTATAAGTTCAGAAGCATGAAGGTTCAGGATGATGAGGAGGAGAAATCCCAATGGACAACTAAGGACGATCCAAGAAAGACAAGAATAGGCACTTTCATTAGAAAATGGAGCATAGATGAGCTTCCTCAGTTTTTCAATGTCCTAAAGAGGGATATGAGCGTAGTCGGTCCCCGCCCTGAGAGGCCTTATTTTGTGGAGGAGTTTAAGAAAACCATTCCTAAATACATGGTTAAGCATCAGGTAAGGCCTGGACTAACTGGACTTGCTCAGGTAAATGGTTATAGGGGAAACACTTCAATTAAAAAGCGTATTGAATATGACATTCGCTATGTAGAAAATTGGAGTTTGGCGCTGGATGTAAAAATCATGTTTTGGACAGTATTTAGGCGTAATAAGAATGCTTATTAA
- a CDS encoding OB-fold nucleic acid binding domain-containing protein encodes MEKEFFEGMNLEEDISDEDFQTIVEGWEKVQDQMSKEEFITKFNEHKAEFKDASFFSDIDFLNMIVNPLVGGGDDEPGPAIVEGEFQKISDVEPGNEGFNVVARIMSIGNSRIFTSRKGKQGKLCNLQIADDTGELRLVLWTENIKHLKHVTEGDIVEITNIECKEGFRGGKEFSLRPRSSLRPIEEGSENYPENIAAFPVYEEKITQIADIKPDETVSIIGRLIRVPKPHAYESNGKKGKVTSLEIQDASGKTSYTLWNNDVKLIDILELKEGDIVKILNEQSRERNGEISLSHWDGRIVKAEGDYDIPEYEENIIKIADAQEMQDVSIIGLVTKVQDVIQFTRNDGSEGFVKSIELSDDEGSIRVTLWGDDTKIPISKGDIVKVIGGNIEYDDFSNGYRVNTNWNTELKINPEEHSDLIETLKGQAENLGPIPISEVQSIEEDGEEVDIIGRIITLNDTHTFPRDDGTEGVVRSGEMADGSSPDGLVRVSFWDDKAKVPEIGKAYKVENARTRMGMYAVEVNVGKTTRFIEIPESEAGDLPSFEELEESIYISKKIEELDEDDMNIKVLARILEVHEPREFPRDDGTKGLVGNMEVADITGSIRVTLWDDKNNLPYGVGDAIKIQNPRVRYNSNMDYLELSVGNGTNILTPSDSEINDIPDILELQNTLYQTKEIANLSDDDTKIRVTGRFVDIYGQKMIIPKCPQCNNTLEPEDIDAEECSFCGNYIDEPKYLLMLPGKLEDDTGDIQVTFFNELVGELLGMKQDEIFELYEGEGGDLGPLEGKIDDLEGITLEILADVTFNEYDEENRLRPRKIFNMEW; translated from the coding sequence ATGGAAAAAGAATTTTTCGAAGGAATGAATTTGGAAGAAGACATTAGCGATGAGGACTTCCAGACTATTGTAGAAGGCTGGGAAAAAGTCCAAGATCAAATGTCCAAAGAAGAATTTATAACTAAATTTAATGAACACAAGGCAGAATTTAAAGACGCTTCTTTCTTCAGCGACATAGACTTTTTAAACATGATTGTTAATCCATTAGTGGGTGGTGGCGATGATGAGCCAGGACCTGCTATTGTAGAAGGCGAATTCCAGAAGATATCTGATGTTGAACCAGGCAATGAAGGATTCAATGTTGTTGCACGTATAATGAGCATTGGAAACAGCAGAATATTCACTTCCAGAAAAGGAAAGCAAGGAAAGCTTTGCAACTTGCAGATTGCCGATGACACCGGAGAGCTAAGACTTGTTCTTTGGACTGAAAACATCAAGCATCTCAAGCATGTCACTGAAGGAGATATTGTAGAGATTACAAATATCGAATGTAAAGAAGGCTTCAGAGGAGGTAAGGAATTCTCCCTACGTCCAAGATCATCTTTAAGACCTATTGAAGAGGGCAGTGAAAACTATCCGGAAAACATTGCTGCTTTCCCTGTCTATGAGGAAAAGATTACTCAGATTGCAGACATTAAGCCTGATGAAACCGTAAGCATCATAGGAAGGCTAATCAGAGTTCCTAAGCCACATGCCTATGAAAGCAACGGCAAGAAAGGTAAGGTAACCTCCCTTGAAATTCAGGATGCAAGCGGAAAGACCTCATACACATTATGGAACAATGACGTTAAGCTAATCGACATCTTGGAATTGAAGGAAGGGGACATTGTCAAAATCCTTAATGAACAATCCAGAGAAAGAAACGGAGAAATTTCCTTAAGCCATTGGGATGGAAGAATCGTCAAGGCTGAAGGCGACTATGACATTCCAGAATATGAGGAAAACATCATTAAGATTGCAGATGCCCAAGAGATGCAGGATGTAAGCATTATCGGTCTTGTTACAAAGGTTCAGGACGTAATTCAATTCACAAGAAACGACGGCTCTGAAGGCTTTGTAAAATCAATCGAGCTTTCAGACGACGAAGGAAGCATCAGAGTAACCCTATGGGGAGACGACACTAAGATACCTATCTCCAAGGGAGACATTGTCAAGGTCATTGGAGGAAATATAGAATATGATGATTTCTCAAACGGCTACAGGGTAAACACCAATTGGAACACTGAGTTAAAAATCAACCCTGAAGAGCATAGCGATTTGATAGAAACCTTAAAAGGTCAAGCAGAAAACTTAGGACCTATTCCAATCAGCGAGGTTCAATCTATTGAGGAAGACGGTGAGGAAGTTGACATTATCGGTAGAATCATCACCTTAAATGACACCCACACCTTCCCAAGGGATGACGGCACTGAAGGTGTTGTCCGCTCTGGTGAAATGGCTGATGGATCATCTCCTGACGGACTTGTAAGGGTATCCTTCTGGGATGACAAGGCTAAGGTTCCTGAAATAGGAAAGGCCTACAAGGTTGAAAACGCCAGAACCCGTATGGGAATGTATGCAGTGGAAGTCAATGTAGGAAAGACCACAAGATTCATTGAAATCCCAGAAAGCGAAGCAGGTGACCTTCCTTCATTTGAAGAGTTAGAAGAGTCCATCTACATCAGCAAAAAAATTGAAGAATTGGATGAGGATGACATGAACATTAAAGTCTTGGCTAGAATCCTGGAAGTTCATGAACCTCGGGAATTCCCAAGGGATGACGGCACTAAAGGATTGGTTGGAAATATGGAGGTTGCAGACATAACCGGCTCCATTAGAGTAACCTTATGGGATGATAAGAATAACCTTCCATACGGCGTTGGGGACGCTATCAAAATCCAAAATCCACGTGTAAGATATAATTCAAATATGGACTATTTAGAATTAAGCGTTGGAAACGGAACAAATATCTTAACTCCATCTGACAGTGAGATAAATGATATTCCAGACATTTTAGAGTTACAAAATACATTGTATCAAACCAAGGAGATTGCTAACCTTTCAGATGACGACACTAAAATCAGAGTTACAGGCAGATTTGTAGACATCTATGGTCAAAAGATGATCATTCCTAAATGTCCTCAATGTAACAATACATTAGAGCCTGAAGATATCGATGCTGAGGAATGCAGCTTCTGCGGCAATTATATTGACGAGCCTAAGTACCTTTTAATGCTTCCAGGTAAATTAGAGGATGACACAGGCGACATTCAAGTTACATTCTTCAATGAATTGGTTGGAGAATTGCTTGGCATGAAACAGGATGAAATCTTTGAACTCTATGAGGGAGAAGGTGGAGACCTTGGTCCATTGGAAGGAAAGATTGATGATTTGGAAGGCATTACCTTAGAAATCCTTGCAGATGTTACATTCAATGAATATGATGAGGAAAATAGGTTAAGACCAAGAAAGATCTTTAATATGGAATGGTAA